One Sphaerisporangium krabiense DNA segment encodes these proteins:
- the scpA gene encoding methylmalonyl-CoA mutase: MIPDFTKVALTGGGPAPAGADAWASAVQEQTGKSPADLVWDTPEGIAVKPLYTADDLDGLGFLSTYPGAPPFLRGPYPTMYVTQPWTIRQYAGFSTAEESNAFYRRNLAAGQKGLSVAFDLATHRGYDSDHPRVAGDVGMAGVAIDSIYDMRRLFDGIPLGEMSVSMTMNGAVLPILALYIVAAEEQGVAPEELTGTIQNDILKEFMVRNTYIYPPGPSMRIISDIFAYTSRRMPKFNSISISGYHLQEAGATCDLELAYTLADGLEYLRAGVAAGLDVDAFAPRLSFFWCVGMNFFMEVAKLRAARLLWAGLVKGFGAENPKSLSLRTHCQTSGWSLTAQDVFNNVVRTCVEAMAATQGHTQSLHTNALDEALALPTDFSARIARNTQLLLQQESGTTRVIDPWGGSAYVERLTYELARRAHGHIQEVEAAGGMAKAIDAGLPKLRIEEAAARTQARIDSGRQPVIGVNKYRAGSDEDIEVLKVDNSAVRARQLAKLRRLREERDERACREALEALTRGAAGDANLLALAVEAARAKATVGEISEALEKVFGRHAGQVRTISGVYREEAGDAAGVEKVRAACAAFARDEGRRPRILVAKVGQDGHDRGQKVIATAFADLGFDVDVGPLFQTPAEVARQAVEADAHIVGVSSLAAGHLTLVPALRDELAALGRDDIMIVVGGVIPPGDFAALREAGAAAIFPPGTVIADAALDLLRDLSTRLGHAGA, from the coding sequence ATGATCCCCGACTTCACCAAGGTCGCGCTGACCGGCGGGGGACCGGCCCCGGCGGGCGCGGACGCCTGGGCGTCCGCCGTCCAGGAGCAGACCGGCAAGAGCCCCGCCGACCTGGTCTGGGACACCCCCGAGGGCATCGCCGTCAAGCCCCTCTACACCGCCGACGACCTGGACGGGCTGGGCTTCCTGTCCACCTACCCCGGCGCGCCGCCCTTCCTGCGCGGCCCCTACCCGACGATGTACGTCACCCAGCCGTGGACGATCCGCCAGTACGCGGGGTTCTCCACGGCGGAGGAGTCCAACGCCTTCTACCGGCGCAATCTGGCGGCCGGGCAGAAGGGGCTGTCGGTGGCGTTCGACCTGGCCACGCACCGCGGTTACGACTCCGACCACCCGCGGGTGGCGGGCGATGTGGGCATGGCGGGGGTGGCGATCGACTCGATCTACGACATGCGGCGGTTGTTCGACGGCATCCCGCTGGGTGAGATGTCGGTGTCGATGACCATGAACGGGGCCGTGCTGCCGATCCTGGCGCTGTACATCGTGGCGGCCGAGGAGCAGGGGGTGGCGCCGGAGGAGCTGACCGGGACCATCCAGAACGACATCCTCAAGGAGTTCATGGTCCGCAACACCTACATCTACCCGCCCGGCCCCTCGATGCGGATCATCTCCGACATCTTCGCCTACACCTCGCGGCGGATGCCGAAGTTCAACTCGATCTCCATCTCGGGCTACCACCTGCAGGAGGCCGGGGCCACCTGTGACCTGGAGCTGGCCTACACCCTGGCGGACGGCCTGGAGTACCTGCGGGCCGGGGTGGCGGCCGGGCTGGACGTGGACGCCTTCGCGCCGCGGCTGTCGTTCTTCTGGTGCGTCGGGATGAACTTCTTCATGGAGGTCGCCAAGCTGCGCGCCGCCCGCCTGCTGTGGGCGGGCCTCGTCAAGGGCTTCGGCGCCGAGAACCCCAAGTCGCTGTCGCTGCGCACCCACTGCCAGACCTCCGGCTGGTCCCTGACCGCGCAGGACGTGTTCAACAACGTGGTGCGCACCTGCGTCGAGGCGATGGCCGCCACCCAGGGGCACACCCAGTCGCTGCACACCAACGCCCTGGACGAGGCGCTCGCCCTGCCCACCGACTTCTCCGCCCGCATCGCCCGCAACACCCAGCTGTTGTTGCAGCAGGAGTCCGGCACCACCCGCGTCATCGACCCCTGGGGCGGCAGCGCCTACGTCGAACGGCTGACCTACGAGCTGGCCCGCCGCGCCCACGGCCACATCCAGGAGGTCGAGGCGGCGGGCGGCATGGCCAAGGCCATCGACGCGGGCCTGCCCAAGCTGCGCATCGAGGAGGCCGCCGCGCGCACCCAGGCGCGCATCGACTCCGGCAGGCAGCCGGTGATCGGCGTCAACAAGTACCGCGCCGGCTCCGACGAGGACATCGAGGTGCTCAAGGTCGACAACTCGGCCGTGCGCGCCCGGCAGCTCGCCAAGCTGCGCCGCCTGCGCGAGGAACGGGACGAGCGGGCGTGCCGGGAGGCGCTGGAGGCCCTCACCCGGGGCGCCGCCGGGGACGCCAACCTGCTGGCCCTGGCCGTGGAGGCCGCCCGCGCCAAGGCCACCGTCGGCGAGATCTCCGAGGCCCTGGAGAAGGTCTTCGGACGGCACGCCGGGCAGGTCCGTACGATCAGCGGGGTGTACCGCGAGGAGGCCGGCGACGCCGCCGGAGTCGAGAAGGTCAGGGCCGCCTGCGCGGCGTTCGCCAGGGACGAGGGACGCCGCCCGCGCATCCTGGTCGCCAAGGTCGGCCAGGACGGGCACGACCGGGGGCAGAAGGTGATCGCCACCGCCTTCGCCGACCTCGGCTTCGACGTGGACGTGGGCCCGCTGTTCCAGACCCCCGCCGAGGTCGCCCGCCAGGCCGTCGAGGCCGACGCCCACATCGTCGGCGTCTCCTCGCTGGCCGCCGGGCACCTGACGCTGGTGCCCGCGCTCCGCGACGAGCTGGCCGCGCTGGGCCGCGACGACATCATGATCGTCGTGGGCGGGGTGATCCCGCCGGGCGACTTCGCCGCGCTGCGCGAGGCCGGCGCCGCCGCCATCTTCCCGCCCGGCACCGTCATCGCCGACGCCGCGCTGGACCTCCTGCGCGACCTGTCCACCCGGCTGGGCCATGCCGGCGCTTGA
- the meaB gene encoding methylmalonyl Co-A mutase-associated GTPase MeaB, with product MPALESYVQGVREGSVGWIARAITLVESTRADHRALAQRLLVELTPLSGKARRIGITGVPGVGKSTFIDALGVHLTGQGLRVAVLAVDPSSTRTGGSILGDKTRMARLAADPDAFIRPSPTSGTLGGVTKATREAMVVVEAAGFDVVLVETVGVGQSETAVADMVDTFLLLTLARTGDQLQGIKKGVLELADVIAVNKADGPHEMDARKAARELAGALRLLRAGGGGWDIPVLTCSGMEGAGLPELWDTIVRHQDRLEASGALADKRRRQQVGWTWTLVRERLLARLLDHPKVAALGAEVEREVLEGTLTPSLAADRLLAAFGLDPEPPAS from the coding sequence ATGCCGGCGCTTGAGTCCTACGTCCAGGGGGTGCGCGAGGGGTCCGTCGGCTGGATCGCGCGGGCGATCACCCTGGTCGAGTCCACCCGCGCCGACCACCGGGCCCTCGCCCAGCGGCTCCTGGTCGAGCTGACCCCCCTGTCCGGCAAGGCCCGCAGGATCGGGATCACCGGCGTGCCCGGCGTGGGCAAGTCGACGTTCATCGACGCCCTCGGCGTCCACCTCACCGGGCAGGGCCTGCGCGTCGCGGTCCTGGCCGTGGACCCGTCCTCGACGCGGACCGGCGGCAGCATCCTCGGCGACAAGACCCGCATGGCCCGCCTGGCCGCCGACCCGGACGCGTTCATCCGCCCCTCGCCGACCTCCGGCACGCTCGGCGGCGTCACCAAGGCCACGCGCGAGGCCATGGTCGTGGTCGAGGCGGCCGGCTTCGACGTCGTCCTGGTCGAGACCGTCGGGGTCGGGCAGTCCGAGACCGCCGTCGCCGACATGGTGGACACCTTCCTGCTGCTCACCCTCGCCCGCACCGGCGACCAGCTCCAGGGCATCAAGAAGGGCGTGCTGGAGCTGGCCGACGTCATCGCGGTCAACAAGGCCGACGGCCCGCACGAGATGGACGCGCGCAAGGCCGCCAGGGAACTGGCCGGCGCGTTGCGGCTGCTGCGCGCCGGGGGCGGCGGCTGGGACATCCCCGTGCTCACCTGCAGCGGGATGGAGGGCGCCGGGCTGCCCGAGCTGTGGGACACGATCGTGCGCCACCAGGACCGGCTGGAGGCGTCCGGCGCCCTGGCCGACAAGCGCCGCCGCCAGCAGGTCGGCTGGACCTGGACGCTGGTCCGCGAACGCCTCCTCGCCCGGCTCCTGGACCACCCGAAGGTCGCCGCGCTCGGGGCGGAGGTCGAGCGCGAGGTCCTGGAGGGCACGCTGACCCCGTCCCTGGCCGCCGACCGCCTGCTCGCCGCCTTCGGCCTCGACCCCGAGCCGCCCGCCTCCTAG
- a CDS encoding DUF2203 domain-containing protein, translating to MVNKVFTVEEARGLMPELLRRAALLIGIRADLAELGHDLAATGRSHLGGIPEAKAMEARVAEVLGWFDEQGIEVKGVAPLLADFPAVLSGESVRLCWIEGETALGWYHRSDLGFPGRRPLP from the coding sequence GTGGTGAACAAGGTCTTCACGGTCGAGGAGGCTCGGGGCCTCATGCCCGAGCTGCTGCGCCGCGCCGCCCTGCTGATCGGCATCCGCGCCGACCTGGCCGAACTCGGCCACGACCTCGCCGCCACGGGGCGCTCCCACCTCGGGGGCATCCCCGAGGCCAAGGCGATGGAGGCGCGCGTCGCCGAGGTCCTCGGCTGGTTCGACGAGCAGGGCATCGAGGTCAAGGGCGTCGCGCCGCTGCTCGCCGACTTCCCCGCCGTGCTGTCCGGCGAGTCGGTCCGCCTGTGCTGGATCGAGGGCGAGACCGCGCTCGGCTGGTACCACCGCAGCGACCTGGGCTTCCCCGGCCGGCGTCCCTTACCCTGA
- a CDS encoding bifunctional phosphatase PAP2/diacylglycerol kinase family protein yields the protein MTERTPIRKRLGAVDRRLFRSVADAHLPGFDRVLPRLSRAADNSLLWAGVAGALALTGRRRMRRAATRGLLAISLASPVVNLLGKQAFARNRPSIVDFPLARLGKMPSSHSFPSGHSASAAAFAAAVAMEAPARVAVPVAVTAGAVCFSRVYTGVHYPGDVLAGVALGLTAALVTTRLWPGQTVDGDARVAATAPLIDLDPDGEGVVAVVNDAAGRDPGTASAVAKVLPKAEVIEVQPGEELMDRLREAAGRARVLAVAGGDGTMNCGAQVAIEHGLPLLPIPAGTFDHFARTLGLETIQEAVAAYRAGHVVAVDVGEVAGKVFLNTASLGIYPLLVDRREHWEKRIGKWPALVLAMADVLMHDRRPQEMLVDGVRRRVWLLFAGNCAYESRGVAPTRRNRLEDGVLDLRLLTAASRLPRLRALASTVLGSAGLSRHYFQWRADTVHVAPLVTGERRVRAGGAAEEELRLARDGETFTATGPLVLSKRPRSLLVFRPIE from the coding sequence ATGACCGAGCGCACGCCGATCAGGAAGAGGCTCGGCGCCGTGGACCGGCGCCTGTTCAGATCGGTCGCCGACGCGCACCTGCCCGGCTTCGACCGCGTGCTGCCCCGCCTGTCGCGCGCGGCCGACAACTCCCTGCTGTGGGCGGGGGTCGCGGGCGCTCTGGCGCTGACCGGACGGCGGCGGATGCGCCGGGCGGCCACCCGCGGCCTGCTGGCCATCAGCCTCGCCAGCCCCGTGGTCAACCTGCTCGGCAAACAGGCGTTCGCGCGCAACCGTCCGTCCATCGTGGACTTCCCGCTGGCACGGCTCGGCAAGATGCCCTCCTCCCACTCGTTCCCCTCCGGCCACTCGGCCTCGGCCGCCGCGTTCGCCGCGGCCGTGGCGATGGAGGCCCCCGCACGGGTCGCCGTGCCCGTCGCGGTCACCGCCGGGGCCGTCTGCTTCTCCCGCGTGTACACCGGCGTCCACTACCCCGGCGACGTGCTCGCCGGCGTCGCGCTGGGCCTCACCGCCGCGCTGGTCACCACGCGCCTGTGGCCGGGCCAGACCGTGGACGGCGACGCCCGGGTCGCCGCGACCGCGCCGCTCATCGACCTCGACCCCGACGGCGAGGGCGTGGTGGCCGTCGTCAACGACGCCGCGGGCCGCGACCCCGGCACCGCGTCCGCCGTCGCCAAGGTGCTCCCCAAGGCGGAGGTCATCGAGGTCCAGCCCGGCGAGGAGCTGATGGACCGGTTGCGCGAGGCCGCGGGCCGGGCGCGCGTGCTGGCCGTGGCGGGCGGCGACGGCACGATGAACTGCGGCGCGCAGGTCGCCATCGAGCACGGCCTCCCGCTGCTGCCCATCCCCGCGGGCACCTTCGACCACTTCGCCCGCACCCTCGGCCTGGAGACCATCCAGGAGGCCGTCGCCGCCTACCGCGCCGGGCACGTGGTCGCGGTCGACGTCGGCGAGGTGGCGGGGAAGGTGTTCCTCAACACCGCCAGCCTCGGCATCTACCCGCTGCTGGTGGACCGCCGCGAGCACTGGGAGAAGCGCATCGGCAAGTGGCCGGCGCTGGTGCTGGCCATGGCCGACGTGCTCATGCACGACCGCCGACCCCAGGAGATGCTCGTGGACGGCGTGCGGCGCCGCGTGTGGCTGCTGTTCGCGGGCAACTGCGCCTACGAGTCGCGCGGGGTCGCGCCCACGCGCAGGAACCGCCTGGAGGACGGCGTCCTTGACCTCAGGCTGCTCACCGCCGCCTCGCGGCTGCCCCGGCTGCGGGCGCTGGCGAGCACGGTGCTCGGCAGCGCCGGGCTGTCGCGCCACTACTTCCAGTGGCGGGCCGACACCGTCCACGTCGCGCCCCTGGTGACGGGGGAGCGGCGGGTCCGCGCGGGCGGCGCGGCGGAGGAGGAACTGAGGCTGGCCCGCGACGGAGAGACCTTCACCGCCACGGGGCCGCTCGTCCTCAGCAAACGGCCGAGATCCCTCCTGGTTTTCCGCCCTATCGAGTGA
- a CDS encoding TFIIB-type zinc ribbon-containing protein, translating to MRCPKCSGTMRTFDRNGVHIEQCDNCRGIFLDYGELETLSRIENQWAQQTYSAPPPPPPAHGGPAWGSPHHGHHRGHHQRSWVGMLFSS from the coding sequence ATGCGTTGCCCCAAGTGCAGCGGTACCATGCGGACCTTCGATCGCAACGGCGTCCACATCGAGCAGTGCGACAACTGCCGCGGCATCTTCCTGGACTACGGCGAGCTGGAGACCCTGTCCAGGATCGAGAACCAGTGGGCGCAGCAGACCTACTCCGCGCCTCCGCCGCCGCCCCCCGCGCACGGCGGCCCGGCGTGGGGCAGCCCCCACCACGGACACCACCGGGGCCACCACCAGCGCAGCTGGGTGGGCATGCTGTTCTCGAGCTGA